One genomic segment of Coriobacteriia bacterium includes these proteins:
- a CDS encoding coproporphyrinogen III oxidase family protein, with the protein MLSERILTNVTRIFNKDYLNGTVATDMARIPKPDPDKHYMLYVHVPFCKQLCTYCSFNRFYFKEERAREYFTYLRREMRLVADMGFRFEATYIGGGTPTVLLDELADTIDLAKSLFPDIKDVSSETNPTDLGTELYEALSGRVDRLSVGVQSFDDDLLHQMGRYDTTGSAEETLAAVQSMQGKFDSFNVDMIFNFPSQTFETLQRDIELVKQTGCNQTTFYPLMASPLLRSQLKSTIGEIDYGREYEMYKMVCNGLADTFNPSSAWTFSADKNMIIDEYIVDYPEYVGIGSGAMSYLKGCNYTNTFSLREYYDRLDHDKMGITKKSKGGQSKISSMRYTFASQLFGLRLDKSAFYKEYGVSVSTGLPAEMSFMRMVGAFATDNREELTLTEKGRYLMVALMRETLAGSNDYRDKAREQLPVDEFRALLMKEYQ; encoded by the coding sequence GTGCTCTCAGAACGCATTTTGACCAACGTGACACGAATATTCAACAAGGATTATCTCAACGGTACCGTTGCAACCGATATGGCACGCATCCCGAAACCGGACCCCGATAAACACTATATGCTCTACGTGCATGTTCCGTTTTGCAAACAACTCTGCACATACTGTTCGTTCAATCGCTTCTACTTCAAAGAGGAACGCGCACGCGAATACTTCACGTATCTGCGTCGCGAGATGCGACTGGTTGCAGACATGGGATTTCGTTTCGAGGCAACGTACATAGGCGGAGGAACACCTACCGTTTTGCTCGATGAACTCGCCGATACCATCGATCTTGCGAAAAGCCTCTTCCCCGACATCAAAGACGTCTCCTCGGAGACGAATCCGACCGATCTGGGAACCGAGCTCTACGAAGCGCTCAGCGGCAGGGTCGACCGTCTTTCAGTCGGCGTGCAGAGCTTTGATGATGACCTCCTCCATCAGATGGGTCGCTATGATACGACCGGATCGGCCGAGGAGACATTGGCCGCCGTTCAGTCGATGCAAGGAAAGTTCGATTCCTTTAATGTCGATATGATATTCAATTTTCCCAGTCAAACCTTCGAAACCCTGCAGCGTGACATCGAACTCGTCAAACAAACCGGGTGTAACCAAACGACATTTTATCCCCTCATGGCTTCGCCCTTGCTCCGTTCACAGCTTAAATCGACCATCGGTGAAATCGATTACGGCCGCGAATATGAGATGTACAAGATGGTCTGCAACGGGCTTGCGGATACATTCAACCCCTCCTCGGCGTGGACGTTCAGTGCCGACAAAAATATGATAATCGACGAATATATCGTCGATTATCCCGAATACGTCGGCATCGGCTCGGGAGCGATGTCGTACCTTAAAGGATGCAATTACACCAACACTTTCAGCCTGAGAGAGTATTACGACCGCCTCGACCACGATAAGATGGGCATCACCAAAAAGAGTAAGGGCGGACAGTCGAAAATATCCTCCATGCGCTACACGTTCGCCAGCCAACTTTTCGGTCTCAGACTCGATAAGTCGGCCTTTTACAAAGAATACGGCGTCTCGGTCAGTACCGGGTTGCCCGCCGAAATGTCGTTTATGCGCATGGTCGGCGCTTTTGCGACCGACAACCGCGAAGAACTGACTTTGACCGAAAAAGGGCGTTATCTCATGGTGGCGCTCATGCGTGAAACGCTCGCCGGTAGCAACGACTACCGGGATAAAGCGCGCGAACAACTCCCCGTAGACGAGTTCAGAGCACTCTTAATGAAGGAATATCAATAA
- the aroA gene encoding 3-phosphoshikimate 1-carboxyvinyltransferase codes for MDIEVQPIEELSGTIRVPASKSEAHRALICAALCSGTTMMTIDQLSADIEATIGCLEALGAKIDRKGENVSVTGIVSVPEAPLLNCRESGTTLRLLLPVAAAIAHNATFVGEGRLPKRPIAEILDELSKNGCKASASSLPVALSGGLKAGKFSLPGNITSQFVSGLLIALPKLKGESVIEITTPLESQGYVHMTLDILERFGVWMEDDADRMFTIPGSQAYVPFVGDLVYGDWSSAAFWLVADALGADIKLSGLDPLTYQPDSAIRFIFDRFGTRVVEGDTIFSTHEKLYEAVIDLSQTPDLAPALAVLACAAHGQTSFIGAGRLRIKESDRISAIVGMLGALGGNIQEFDDAFVINGPVRLSGGVVDGKGDHRIVMAAAIAALFAIGPVVIKGADAVEKSYPRFFEDLKSVGGVYREIS; via the coding sequence ATGGATATCGAAGTACAACCGATAGAGGAACTTTCAGGGACCATACGCGTGCCCGCATCGAAATCCGAAGCGCATCGGGCATTGATATGCGCCGCCCTTTGTTCGGGAACGACGATGATGACCATCGATCAGCTCTCGGCCGATATCGAGGCCACCATCGGCTGTCTCGAAGCTCTCGGCGCCAAAATCGACCGCAAGGGTGAAAATGTGTCGGTTACAGGCATTGTCAGCGTTCCTGAGGCGCCTTTGTTGAATTGTCGGGAAAGTGGTACCACTTTGCGTTTGCTCCTGCCGGTGGCTGCGGCAATCGCCCACAATGCCACGTTCGTCGGAGAGGGAAGACTCCCGAAGCGTCCGATTGCCGAGATTTTGGACGAATTGAGTAAAAACGGCTGCAAGGCGAGCGCATCTTCGTTGCCGGTGGCACTCTCCGGTGGTTTGAAAGCGGGGAAGTTTTCGTTGCCGGGGAATATAACATCGCAATTCGTCTCAGGTCTTTTGATTGCACTGCCGAAGTTGAAAGGTGAGAGTGTCATTGAAATAACCACTCCTCTCGAATCCCAAGGATATGTTCATATGACGCTGGACATCCTTGAGAGATTCGGCGTTTGGATGGAGGATGATGCGGACCGCATGTTCACAATTCCGGGGAGTCAGGCGTACGTACCTTTTGTCGGTGACTTGGTCTACGGTGACTGGTCGAGTGCGGCATTCTGGCTGGTCGCCGATGCGTTGGGAGCCGATATCAAGCTTTCGGGTCTGGATCCGCTCACGTATCAACCGGACAGCGCCATTCGCTTTATTTTCGACCGATTCGGCACACGCGTCGTCGAAGGCGATACGATTTTTAGTACGCATGAAAAGCTCTACGAGGCAGTCATCGATCTTTCTCAGACGCCCGACTTGGCACCGGCTTTGGCGGTTCTCGCTTGCGCAGCGCACGGTCAAACGAGTTTTATCGGAGCAGGGCGTCTGCGCATCAAAGAAAGCGATCGCATCTCCGCTATAGTTGGAATGCTCGGTGCGCTCGGTGGGAACATACAAGAATTCGACGATGCGTTCGTCATAAACGGGCCCGTTCGCCTAAGCGGAGGCGTCGTGGACGGGAAGGGCGATCACCGGATCGTCATGGCGGCGGCCATCGCCGCGCTGTTTGCGATAGGACCGGTCGTGATAAAAGGTGCCGATGCAGTCGAGAAGTCGTATCCGCGGTTTTTCGAAGACCTGAAGAGTGTGGGAGGTGTGTATCGTGAAATCTCTTAA
- a CDS encoding hydrogenase maturation protease — protein MTHEHTEQFLKKVDGTGDRILIMGPGNTIMGDEGIGPRCIEALDRDFDFPANVTLMDAGTMGLLILDSLRECDRLIVIDAAQETGHPAGTVLLFTPEELAANQVLHSAHDMRLVDVLKAATMMDIELKSKVIIGVQVQDITQWVLELSPAVEAAVPVACAAALDQLAHLGIEATPKPDVNLAPALLDARENFAPMPEENLEA, from the coding sequence ATGACGCATGAGCACACCGAACAATTTCTCAAAAAAGTCGACGGCACCGGCGATAGAATTCTCATCATGGGACCGGGGAATACCATCATGGGCGATGAGGGAATCGGACCCCGCTGCATCGAAGCACTCGATCGCGATTTCGATTTTCCCGCCAACGTGACACTCATGGACGCCGGTACGATGGGACTGCTGATACTCGACAGCCTTCGCGAGTGCGACCGTCTGATTGTGATTGACGCCGCCCAAGAAACCGGGCATCCGGCGGGAACCGTTTTATTGTTCACCCCTGAGGAGCTTGCCGCCAACCAGGTGCTGCATTCGGCTCACGACATGCGCTTGGTGGATGTTTTGAAGGCGGCTACGATGATGGATATCGAGCTGAAATCAAAAGTCATCATCGGTGTGCAAGTGCAAGACATCACTCAGTGGGTTTTGGAACTATCCCCCGCCGTCGAAGCGGCGGTGCCCGTCGCTTGTGCCGCCGCGCTCGATCAATTGGCGCATCTCGGAATCGAAGCCACCCCCAAGCCCGACGTGAATCTTGCCCCGGCCCTGCTCGACGCACGGGAAAATTTCGCGCCCATGCCCGAGGAAAACCTCGAAGCCTAA
- the hemG gene encoding protoporphyrinogen oxidase, with protein MRHVVIIGGGIAGLGAAYKIKRAQDAGAEVSFTVLEQQDRIGGQLWTDRVVDLEGQMIVADGGSDCYMTEKPALHRVAEMIDMATEETGTLDEVKKTFIVKNNKLVEMPDGIMMFAPTKIIPLATTSLYSWPAKFRMVLDFFMPKKKQPAGGLEDESVESLVTRRLGRECLDNLAEAIIGGVNGSDPKTMSVLATYPSLLQMEQDHGSLIRGFLAQRKKVEAMKKKYPSKPGQKRRTFMSSFKRGMGSFADALADAIGQDNIRLGAEVKSLERIDGSYRVTLESGEVMNGDAVICATAGWVASPLMKDFAASAAAILDTIPYSSCATVILAFDGHDAPFDKAWHGILTPAVEHRSVTGISLMSSKWEGRCPEGKVLLRGFIGGPRDPHMLDLTDEEIINLARKTYEELLGLVKDAPIRYAKVFRFPESMPQYTVGHLDRMKALHEIVDSLSGFALAGASYDGVGVPNCLESGEKAASKILDDFNIVLDGDGKPDTRIF; from the coding sequence ATGAGACACGTTGTCATCATCGGGGGCGGAATCGCCGGTTTGGGCGCCGCCTATAAAATCAAACGCGCGCAAGATGCGGGCGCCGAAGTTTCCTTTACCGTTTTGGAACAACAAGATCGTATCGGCGGTCAGCTCTGGACCGACCGTGTCGTCGACCTCGAAGGGCAGATGATCGTCGCAGACGGCGGTAGTGACTGTTACATGACCGAGAAACCCGCGCTGCATCGTGTCGCCGAGATGATAGATATGGCAACCGAGGAAACCGGCACCCTCGACGAGGTGAAAAAGACATTCATCGTAAAAAATAATAAGCTCGTCGAGATGCCCGATGGAATCATGATGTTCGCGCCGACTAAAATCATTCCGCTCGCCACCACCTCACTTTATTCCTGGCCGGCTAAATTTCGCATGGTCCTCGATTTTTTCATGCCGAAAAAGAAACAACCCGCCGGTGGCTTGGAGGACGAGTCCGTCGAGTCGCTTGTGACACGCAGGCTCGGTCGCGAGTGCCTCGATAATTTAGCCGAAGCGATAATCGGAGGCGTAAACGGGTCGGATCCCAAAACGATGTCGGTTTTGGCGACCTACCCTTCGCTTTTGCAAATGGAACAAGATCACGGCTCCCTCATTCGCGGGTTTTTGGCTCAGCGAAAAAAAGTGGAGGCGATGAAAAAGAAGTATCCTTCGAAACCCGGACAGAAACGCAGGACGTTCATGAGCTCGTTCAAGCGGGGCATGGGGTCTTTCGCAGATGCTCTCGCCGATGCGATCGGGCAAGATAACATTCGGCTCGGTGCCGAGGTCAAGTCTCTCGAACGGATAGACGGCTCTTATCGTGTCACCCTCGAGTCGGGAGAAGTGATGAATGGCGACGCGGTCATCTGCGCGACTGCCGGATGGGTCGCCTCACCGTTGATGAAAGATTTCGCCGCCTCCGCCGCCGCTATCCTCGACACCATACCGTACTCTTCTTGTGCGACGGTCATTCTCGCCTTCGACGGCCACGATGCGCCTTTCGATAAAGCGTGGCACGGTATACTGACACCCGCAGTCGAGCATCGCAGCGTGACAGGTATTTCTCTGATGTCGTCGAAGTGGGAGGGACGCTGCCCTGAGGGCAAAGTTTTGCTTCGGGGCTTCATCGGAGGTCCGCGCGATCCCCATATGCTCGATTTGACCGACGAGGAAATCATAAATCTCGCACGCAAAACGTATGAGGAACTCCTCGGTTTGGTCAAAGATGCCCCCATTCGTTACGCCAAGGTGTTTCGTTTTCCTGAGAGCATGCCGCAATATACCGTGGGTCACCTCGATCGTATGAAGGCGCTTCACGAGATTGTGGATTCGCTCTCCGGCTTTGCGCTCGCGGGTGCTTCTTACGACGGGGTCGGGGTTCCCAACTGTCTGGAATCCGGTGAAAAAGCGGCTTCGAAAATACTCGATGATTTCAATATCGTTCTCGATGGGGACGGCAAGCCGGATACGCGTATCTTTTAG
- the aroC gene encoding chorismate synthase has product MKSLKGDKIELELYGESHSPSIGAKLSGIPAGERVDAVLLERFMERRAPGRSSLSTSRKEADVVRFLSGLHDGVTDGEQIHMEILNGNTRSSDYDSIKDTPRPGHADFPFYAKTGKRIPAGGGYFSGRLTAPLCAAGSIALQILERRGISISARIIRIGEVEQEASEPTAEMIEAIEQARVANDSIGGAITVTASGVPAGLGDAYFGGLESALSFAAFGIPAVKAVEFGAGTKVATMFGSQNNDEFFYDGDMVRTRTNNHGGILGGISTGMPVTMTLSFKPTPSIAREQQTVNLETGKDAVIRVLGRHDPCVVVRALPVAEAITALVILDFLLGEN; this is encoded by the coding sequence GTGAAATCTCTTAAGGGCGACAAGATCGAACTCGAACTTTACGGTGAGTCGCATTCGCCTTCCATCGGAGCTAAGCTTTCCGGAATACCGGCCGGTGAACGCGTCGATGCGGTCCTGCTTGAAAGATTCATGGAGCGGCGTGCACCGGGTCGCTCCTCGTTGAGCACCTCGCGCAAAGAAGCCGATGTCGTGCGATTCCTCTCCGGGCTGCATGACGGGGTCACCGACGGGGAGCAGATCCATATGGAAATTTTGAACGGCAATACCCGTTCAAGCGATTACGATTCCATCAAAGATACGCCGCGTCCGGGGCATGCCGACTTTCCGTTTTATGCGAAGACGGGCAAACGCATTCCTGCCGGCGGCGGTTATTTCTCGGGTCGTCTGACCGCTCCGCTCTGCGCTGCGGGAAGCATCGCTTTGCAGATACTCGAGCGTCGCGGTATATCCATTTCGGCTCGGATCATACGTATCGGTGAGGTTGAGCAAGAGGCGAGCGAGCCGACTGCTGAGATGATTGAAGCCATCGAACAGGCAAGAGTGGCAAACGACTCGATCGGAGGGGCGATCACCGTCACCGCATCCGGAGTGCCCGCCGGTCTGGGCGATGCATACTTCGGCGGCCTCGAGTCGGCGCTTTCTTTTGCCGCCTTCGGCATTCCCGCCGTAAAAGCCGTCGAGTTCGGCGCCGGAACCAAAGTCGCCACAATGTTCGGCTCGCAGAACAACGACGAGTTTTTCTATGACGGCGATATGGTCAGAACTCGTACGAACAACCACGGAGGAATACTTGGCGGAATCAGCACCGGTATGCCCGTCACCATGACACTGAGCTTTAAGCCGACCCCCTCGATAGCACGCGAGCAACAAACCGTCAATTTGGAAACGGGCAAGGACGCGGTCATTCGGGTGCTCGGCCGCCACGACCCTTGTGTCGTGGTGAGGGCGCTTCCGGTCGCCGAAGCGATAACGGCTCTGGTCATTTTGGACTTTTTGTTAGGAGAAAACTGA
- a CDS encoding prephenate dehydrogenase: MVIGVVGMGLIGGSFAKAAHNLGNDTILGFDIDESVVYKAILVEAIDAKLNEDRIKECDMILLALYPKAAVEWTRRNADRIKKNAILADLCGIKAAIFDDLSSIAGEHWFTYIGAHPMAGLETSGFNSASETLFKEASLVLTPMKSARIEEIEVFKKFCERIGFTNFEIASADYHDEMIAFTSQLAHVISSAYIKSPTARKHAGFSAGSYLDMTRVAKLNEVMWTELFLENSTNLVTELEGITLRLEEYTTAIKIGDATRLEELLRAGREQKEEIDNRIVSKEK, encoded by the coding sequence ATGGTAATCGGCGTAGTTGGAATGGGGCTCATCGGCGGATCGTTTGCAAAGGCTGCCCACAACCTCGGAAACGATACGATTTTGGGATTCGATATCGACGAGAGTGTCGTCTATAAGGCTATCCTCGTTGAAGCGATCGATGCGAAACTGAACGAGGACCGCATTAAAGAGTGCGACATGATTTTATTGGCACTTTATCCGAAAGCGGCCGTCGAGTGGACTCGTCGAAATGCCGACCGGATTAAGAAGAATGCCATACTCGCCGACCTTTGCGGAATCAAGGCTGCAATTTTCGACGATTTATCGAGTATTGCCGGTGAGCATTGGTTTACCTACATCGGCGCCCATCCGATGGCCGGGCTTGAGACTTCCGGCTTCAATTCAGCCTCCGAAACGCTTTTTAAAGAGGCCTCTCTCGTTCTGACTCCTATGAAAAGCGCTCGCATAGAGGAGATAGAAGTCTTCAAAAAATTCTGCGAACGCATCGGTTTTACGAATTTCGAGATCGCCTCCGCCGATTATCACGATGAAATGATAGCTTTCACTTCTCAGTTGGCCCATGTGATCTCAAGTGCCTACATTAAAAGTCCGACTGCTCGCAAGCATGCCGGTTTTTCCGCGGGGAGTTACCTGGACATGACGCGCGTCGCAAAACTCAACGAGGTCATGTGGACGGAGTTGTTCCTGGAAAACAGTACGAATCTCGTTACGGAACTCGAAGGAATCACGTTGCGTCTTGAAGAGTATACGACCGCCATTAAGATCGGCGACGCGACGCGTCTCGAAGAACTGTTGCGCGCTGGGCGAGAGCAAAAAGAGGAAATCGACAATCGAATCGTTTCAAAGGAAAAGTAA
- the aroF gene encoding 3-deoxy-7-phosphoheptulonate synthase yields the protein MIVILKENSDQQQLDNLKNWLTNQGLQIHESHGASSTILGLVGDTLRIDMNLILALDIVEDVKRIQEPYKKANRKFHPEDTVVDVGGVKIGGGNFQIIAGPCSVETPEQISAVAQAVKASGAKLLRGGAFKPRTSPYAFQGLRGEGLELMKKAKEETGLPIVSEIMDISQLELFDDVDLIQVGARNMQNFEMLKVLGHVHKPILLKRGMANTLQELLMSAEYIMAGGNTDVILCERGIRTFETATRNTLDISAVPVLKKLSHLPVIVDPSHAAGIAALVRPLSLAAAAAGADGLMIEVHNDPSHALCDGPQSLTPEAFDEVASSVFALRAVL from the coding sequence ATGATTGTAATCCTGAAAGAGAATTCCGATCAACAGCAATTGGATAACCTCAAGAACTGGTTGACCAATCAGGGGTTGCAGATTCACGAGTCGCATGGTGCCTCTTCGACCATTCTCGGTCTCGTCGGAGATACGTTGCGCATCGATATGAATCTCATTCTTGCGCTCGACATCGTCGAGGATGTCAAACGCATCCAAGAGCCCTACAAAAAAGCCAATCGCAAGTTTCACCCCGAAGACACCGTCGTAGATGTCGGCGGCGTGAAAATCGGCGGAGGAAATTTTCAGATCATCGCCGGTCCGTGTTCGGTGGAGACTCCCGAACAAATAAGCGCCGTGGCACAAGCGGTCAAGGCATCGGGCGCGAAACTTTTGCGCGGTGGAGCCTTCAAGCCGCGAACGTCGCCTTATGCATTCCAAGGCCTTCGAGGCGAAGGTCTCGAGCTCATGAAGAAGGCGAAAGAGGAGACGGGATTGCCGATCGTCAGTGAGATCATGGATATTTCCCAACTCGAACTCTTCGATGATGTCGACCTCATTCAGGTCGGCGCTCGCAATATGCAAAATTTCGAAATGCTCAAGGTGCTCGGTCACGTGCATAAGCCTATTTTGCTCAAACGAGGAATGGCGAACACCCTCCAGGAGTTGCTGATGAGCGCCGAGTACATCATGGCCGGCGGCAATACCGACGTTATTTTATGTGAGCGTGGCATACGAACCTTTGAAACCGCCACGCGAAATACGCTCGATATCAGTGCCGTTCCGGTTTTGAAAAAACTGTCGCACCTCCCCGTCATCGTCGACCCGAGCCATGCGGCCGGAATTGCGGCGCTGGTGAGACCTCTGAGCTTGGCCGCCGCGGCGGCGGGCGCCGACGGACTGATGATTGAAGTGCACAACGACCCCTCGCATGCGCTTTGTGACGGTCCGCAGTCGTTGACGCCCGAAGCTTTCGATGAAGTCGCTTCATCGGTCTTTGCCCTCCGAGCCGTTCTCTAG
- the hemG gene encoding protoporphyrinogen oxidase, translating to MMAHIVIIGGGATGLGAAYLLKRAQNAGVDMTWDLYERDMRLGGKVAGEIVADPQTGEPYVVDGGPDCFTERKPAVHRVAKSAGIADQELGCNNARRGTYIWRKGKKYHLPTGFSMFIPTQLAPLFETELLSEEGKREMLRDLVEPKKEVAPGAFNDESLESFITRRFGREVLDYLAEPFIGGVHASAPETMSLAASFPGYLDMEQKYGSVIKGTVLMAAARERAALKRDGATKGPAPLFATFKGGLHQLTDTMADRAGREHLHTSAGVQSLEKNGETYRITLETGECISADAVIIATESYAGAQLIERISPEMSQAYRQIPNLTSSTCSFGFRAEDVDVPDKGFGTLVPAVENRALLAATWSSNKWEHRAPEGRVLLRGFCGTPHNQELMEKTDEELTEIILAELREIMDIKPGAQPLFSRFYRWHLGMSQYTMGHLGRVETIEEICAATSGLAAAGGCFRGVGVPNCIEGGERAALKVLGDCGIEYSEEL from the coding sequence ATGATGGCTCATATAGTGATTATCGGTGGCGGAGCGACGGGGCTCGGTGCCGCCTATTTGTTGAAACGTGCACAAAATGCAGGCGTCGATATGACATGGGATCTCTATGAGCGAGACATGCGGCTCGGAGGAAAAGTCGCAGGTGAAATCGTAGCCGATCCGCAAACGGGTGAGCCGTACGTGGTAGACGGAGGGCCGGACTGTTTCACCGAGCGTAAGCCGGCGGTGCACCGTGTCGCGAAGTCGGCGGGAATCGCCGACCAAGAATTGGGCTGCAACAATGCGCGACGGGGAACGTATATTTGGCGAAAAGGCAAGAAATATCATCTACCTACCGGGTTTTCGATGTTCATCCCCACGCAGTTGGCTCCGCTGTTTGAAACCGAACTTTTGAGTGAAGAGGGAAAACGTGAAATGTTGCGCGATCTCGTGGAGCCGAAAAAGGAAGTTGCTCCCGGTGCATTCAACGATGAATCTCTCGAGAGTTTCATAACGCGACGTTTCGGTCGAGAAGTGCTCGACTATCTCGCTGAGCCGTTCATCGGCGGTGTTCATGCTTCCGCGCCCGAGACGATGTCACTTGCCGCATCTTTCCCCGGCTATTTGGATATGGAGCAAAAGTACGGCTCGGTTATCAAGGGTACTGTTTTGATGGCGGCAGCTCGAGAGCGCGCTGCATTAAAACGTGACGGTGCGACTAAGGGCCCCGCGCCGCTGTTCGCCACCTTCAAAGGCGGACTTCATCAGCTCACCGACACGATGGCCGACAGGGCCGGCCGAGAACATCTCCATACGAGTGCCGGCGTGCAGTCCCTTGAAAAAAATGGCGAGACCTATCGCATCACGCTCGAAACAGGAGAGTGCATTTCTGCGGATGCCGTGATAATCGCCACCGAAAGCTACGCCGGTGCGCAGCTGATCGAACGAATATCTCCCGAAATGTCTCAGGCGTATCGGCAAATTCCCAATCTCACTTCATCCACCTGCTCATTCGGCTTTCGCGCCGAGGATGTCGATGTTCCGGATAAAGGGTTCGGGACGCTTGTGCCGGCCGTTGAGAACAGGGCGCTTCTCGCGGCGACGTGGTCGTCGAACAAATGGGAACATCGCGCGCCTGAAGGCAGAGTGCTTCTTCGGGGGTTTTGCGGAACGCCGCATAATCAAGAGCTCATGGAGAAAACCGATGAAGAACTCACGGAGATAATCCTTGCGGAATTGCGTGAAATCATGGATATCAAGCCGGGGGCGCAGCCACTGTTCTCTCGGTTTTACCGATGGCATTTGGGAATGTCGCAATATACCATGGGCCATCTCGGCCGTGTGGAGACAATCGAAGAAATCTGCGCTGCAACCTCAGGGCTTGCCGCGGCCGGGGGATGCTTTCGCGGAGTCGGTGTGCCCAACTGTATAGAGGGCGGAGAGCGCGCAGCTCTCAAGGTGCTCGGCGATTGCGGAATCGAGTACAGCGAAGAGCTTTAG